CGTCGATGGCGTTTCACCAGTAACTAAAGACCCCTCAACTTTTAGGGAAGAATCCTTAACACTCGCCTATCAAGGTTTGGATGGTTCGGTGATGGAATCTCGGATTTTATTCCAGCATCGTCAACCAGACTATTTCAAAGGCTACACTGCGGTTTGGCAGCTAGAGTTGGCTTCTCACGAAACCCAAAAGCTGGGTTATCGGGTGAATATGCTAAAAAACAACCAATCTAGTTCAACTGTAAGCGCCGCCATCACTTTAGGACAGGCGAAAGCTGCTGAGTTGATGGAGGAGCAACACTGGGTACAGCAAATTACCCGCATTAGCTCAGATAAAAGCATTTTCAATCGAGTGATTGAGCGGGCCGAGCAAGATATGTATTTGTTGCGCCAGTCTTTTGGTAAGCATAAGACAGTTTCAGCTGGAGTACCGTGGTTTTCTACACTATTTGGGCGGGATTCGCTGATTACAGCTTCCCAAACCCTGATGTTAAACTCACAAATCGCCAAAGAAACCCTAATATTACTGGCGAAATACCAAGGCAAAATCGACGACGAATGGCGCGAAGAAGAACCGGGTAAGATTTTGCACGAGTTACGTTTGGGAGAAATGGCTCGTTGTCAAGAAATTCCTCACACACCATACTACGGTACAGTTGATGCGACTCCCCTGTGGCTAATGCTGTATGCCGAACATTATGCTTGGACTCACGATCAAGAACTCCTAGAGTTACTTTGGCCAAATGCTTTAGCAGCAATGGACTGGATCGATCGCAATACCAAACAAACCAGTTACCTCAGCTACTTCCGTAAATCTAAACGCGGTCTTGCTAACCAAGGTTGGAAAGACTCTGGCGACTGCATTGTCAACCATAAGGGAGAATTAGCTAACGGACCAATTGCCCTTTGTGAGGTGCAAGCTTATGTCTATGCAGCAAAAACGCGCCTAGCAGAAATAGCAAGGATGAAAAAGCGTCTTGATTTGGCAGATCGTTGGCTAGAAGAGGCCAGAAGTCTCAAGGTTCGTTTTAATCGAGATTTTTGGGTAGAAGACCAGGATTTCTGCGCCTTGGCTTTGGATGGAGATGGTAAACCTGTAGACAGTATTACCTCAAATCCTGGTCATTGTCTGCATTTGGGTCTTTTCACCCACGAAAGAGCCTACAGTGTAGCAGAACGGTTGCGGGCACCAGATATGTTTAATGGTTGGGGCATTCGTACCCTGAGTAGTTTATCACCCGCTTACAATCCAATGGGTTATCACATTGGTTCGGTTTGGCCCCATGATAACGCTCTGATCGCAATGGGATTGCGATCGCTGGGTCTTATCGATCAAGCCTTAGAACTTTTCCAAGGTTTATTCGACATGACCAGTCAGCAGCCTTATGAACGTCCTCCAGAACTCTTCTGCGGCTACGAACGGAACGGTGACAATGCCCCTGTGCAGTATCCAGTTGCTTGCACTCCCCAAGCTTGGGCTACCGGTAGTATCTTCCAACTACTACAAATGATGGTCAACTTGGTGCCTGATGCTCAAAATAACTGCTTGCGAATAATCGACCCCGCTTTGCCAGAATCGATTAATCGCCTGTCATTTCATAATTTGCGAGTCGGCCCCACCATCCTCGATTTAGAATTCGAGCGTTCTGGTACTACGACTGCTTGCCGTGTTGCGAAAAAACGGGGCAATTTGAGGGTAGTTATCGAAGCATAGAGGATGAGGGAGTGGTAAATTATCCACTCCCAATTTTATGCTGAGTGCGTAGGCGTAGCCCGTCGTAGACATCGCTCATTGAGCTTTACACTTATCTTGGCTATTTTCGATAAACTGAGAAACCTGTCTAATTGCCGTTGAAATGCTAGCCCGATAAGCTTTAACGTCACGCACAAGCGATCGCCCACAGTATTCGGACAGGCGTTAATTGTTGTGAACTAGGTAGTTCATGTTCTCTGCGTTGTAGAGATTCATATTCTAAAATGTGCGTAGGCGTAGCCCACCTTCGGCATCGCACGGTTTTTTCATGCTTTCCAGGTTGTTTAATTGGGCAGGGTTCAATACTTTTCGGATAAACTCAACAATCTCTCTTTTGATCTGGGAAAAGGTTACAGGGGTTGGGGTAAAGGTAAATTCAAACCCTTTTCCCCTTTCCCCCTTAACCGAAAAGTATTAGGGCAGGGTTTGTTTCTTCATATAGTAAGTATGCTTGCTAGTTCTTGCATACAGGCTTGCAGACGTGCTTGCTTTTCTTCATTCATCAGCTTCATGTGCGGCTTATATGTTTCCCTCCATTTTGCCATCACTAGTAAATGTGGATGCTCCCGTGTATGCCCCACGTCTTAGGCCTATCTTTGTAGTATGTAAAGAAGCACTTTCAACCTAAGATTATGCCCTCATCTACAAAACCTATCACCTACCCATCCAGCCACAAAAGTAATCAAATCGATAACTACCACGGTACTTTAGTCACAGATTCTTATCGTTGGTTAGAAGACCCTGACTCTGAAGAAACAAGGGCTTGGATTGAGGCACAAAATCAAATTACCTTTGGCTACTTGAGCGAAATTCCTGCCAGGGAAAAAATTAAACAGCGCCTCACTAAACTTTGGGATTATGAAAAATATGGTATCCCTTTTAAAGAAGGCAAGTCTCTGCAAGACGGTTCCACCGAACGCTACTTTTATTTTAAAAATAACGGACTGCAAAACCAAAGTGTCCTCTACACTCTAAAAACCCTCGACAATCAACCTAAAGTTTTACTCGATCCCAATCAACTCTCAGAAGATGGTACTATTGCTCTTTCAGGATTGTCTATTAGCGAGAATGGTAAACTTTTAGCTTATGGTCTATCAACCTCTGGTTCTGATTGGGAAGAGTGGAAAGTACGCGATGTTGAAACTGGTGAAGACCTACAAGATCATCTGAAGTGGATTAAATTCTCTGGTGCATCGTGGACACATAATAATCAAGGTTTCTTCTACAGTCGCTACGACGAGCCGAATGAAAAAACTCAATTAGAAGATGTTAACTATTATCAAAAGCTTTACTATCATCAACTAGGCAAACCTCAATCAGAAGATGTACTAATTTATCATCGTCCTGACCAAAAAGAATGGGGTTTTAGTGGTGGTGTTACTGAAGATGGACACTATCTAATAATTTCTATTTGGCTGGGTACTGACTCCAAAAATTTGGTTTTCTTCAAAGATTTAACTAACCCTAATGCTGAAGTCGTAGAATTAATTAACCAGTTTGAGGCAGATTACAGCTTTATTGAAAATGATGATAGCTTCTTTTATTTCCGCACAGATTTAAATGCACCACGGGGAAGAGTTATTGCAATTGACACTCAAAACCCTGCGTCAGAAAAGTGGCGAGAAATCATTCCTCAATCAGCAGAAACCTTAGAAAGTGTAGGCATACTCAATAACCAATTTGTTGCTGATTACCTCAAAGATGCTCATAGCGAAATTAAAATCTTTGACCTCAAAGGCGGGTTTATTCGTGAGGTAGAATTACCTGGACTCGGTTCAGCCGGAGGTTTTGGAGGAAAACGTCATGATACCGAAACTTTTTATAGTTACACCAGCTTTACTACACCAGGAACCATCTATCGCTACGATATGATAACTGGTAAAAGTACTGTTTTTCGCCAGCCGGAAGTAGATTTTAATCCTAATGATTATGAGACAAAACAAATTTTTTATCAGAGCAAAGACGGTACTAGAGTACCCATGTTTATTACGCACAAAAAGGGCATTAAATTAGATGGAAATAACCCCACTTATCTCTATGCTTATGGTGGTTTTAATGTCTCAATGACACCTAGCTTTTCTGTGAGTCTGTTGGTGTGGATGGAGATGGGTGGTGTCTATGCTATGCCCAATATACGCGGCGGTGGAGAATACGGCGAAGAATGGCATCAAGCAGGAATGAAGGAGAAAAAGCAGAATGTCTTTGATGACTTTATTGGTGCAGCTGAGTGGTTGATTGCTAATAAATATACTAAGACTGAGAAGCTAGCGATCGCAGGTGGTAGTAATGGTGGCTTATTGGTGGGTGCTTGTATAACACAGCGCCCCGATTTGTTTGGTGCAGCAATACCCTCTGTCGGCGTGATGGATATGTTGCGGTTCCACAAATTTACCATCGGTTGGGCTTGGACTTCCGAATTTGGTTCAGCAGATAATTCAGAAGAGTTTCCAGCGCTGTATGCTTATTCGCCACTCCACAACATCAAACCAGATACAGCTTACCCAGCAACTTTAATTACCACAGCCGATCATGACGATCGCGTTGTCCCTGCTCATAGTTTCAAATTTGCCGCTGCTTTGCAAGAAGCTCACGCAGGTGATGCCCCAGTTTTAATTAGAATTGAGACTAAGGCAGGGCATGGTGCAGGTAAACCCACTGCTAAAATTATCGAGGAAGCCGCAGATAAATGGGCTTTTTTGGTGCGTACTTTAGATGTAGAAGTTTAAGAGTTGATTTATTTGTAGAGTGCGTTACACCGCGTTGACGCACTACATTATTTCCATCAGCTCAATTATTTCAGTACATCTAAATTCAGAATAATTGAGGGAGCTTTAGCACCGATCGAGTTACCACCTTTGAATAAAAAATCGCCAATTATATTTTTTACCTGTGGCGCATATTCCCAAGGGCCTTGTGCAACCCAAACTACCTGAACTTCACGTGTCCATATCTCATCTCTCTTTTCAACAGTGGAACTAACTGTTTTTACCACATGAGTTACGCGATGCTCATGATTTTTATGGTTTTGGCACAAGAGAATGCGATCGCCCTGTAATTTAAATTGCATAAGCTGGGCGGGCAGGATGACCGCCCCACGAGAGTTATGTTTAATTAGGTTATGCAATTTAGATGTTTTTATCCCTCTTGTGCTTAAAAAGCGACAGCTTGGTGTGCCAAAAAACTTGTCAAATAAAACACATTACAATAGTCGACTATTACGGCATGGGAAAAATAAAGCTACCATTAAAAATGTTAAAAAAGCTGAGAATGTTAAGTCTTCTCACTTCCACGAAATGGTACTAAGGTTTTGTTTTATCAAAACAGAATTCAGGGGTCAGAATACCCTTTCAGGGAAGCAAGCTACAGAATGAATGCTGTACAACTAGTGGGTAGCACACAGTTAGCGAGTCTCTTACTAATTGATTTTGACCGGAGTTGCGGAGTCCCCGGCTTTGCTTCTGAATTCTTCTTCAAAATTAGAAATTTTGCATTTGGCATTGCTTATGAAGTTACGTTCATATATGTTTTTAGGTTTTTTTCTGAGTCTGCTCCTAACTTTTTTGCCTTTTTCGAGCAATTTCATAAATGCTGCAACACCGACAGCAGTCGCACCT
The Nostoc punctiforme PCC 73102 genome window above contains:
- a CDS encoding amylo-alpha-1,6-glucosidase, with amino-acid sequence MTPDTLMTPEKIFLDGKTFIPAEQLPIPEWPCVVSERPQPTLTVKDDDLFFVTDTIGNISGCSLSEGNPSMGLFCCDTRFLNRLELQIEGRSPVLLSSTAEKGFSLSVLCTNPRIDERLRAETIGIRREIVLNGALFEEIEVSNYSTTTVNFELSISFDADFVDLFEVRGYDREKRGRLLRLLEPTTGEGIVDGVSPVTKDPSTFREESLTLAYQGLDGSVMESRILFQHRQPDYFKGYTAVWQLELASHETQKLGYRVNMLKNNQSSSTVSAAITLGQAKAAELMEEQHWVQQITRISSDKSIFNRVIERAEQDMYLLRQSFGKHKTVSAGVPWFSTLFGRDSLITASQTLMLNSQIAKETLILLAKYQGKIDDEWREEEPGKILHELRLGEMARCQEIPHTPYYGTVDATPLWLMLYAEHYAWTHDQELLELLWPNALAAMDWIDRNTKQTSYLSYFRKSKRGLANQGWKDSGDCIVNHKGELANGPIALCEVQAYVYAAKTRLAEIARMKKRLDLADRWLEEARSLKVRFNRDFWVEDQDFCALALDGDGKPVDSITSNPGHCLHLGLFTHERAYSVAERLRAPDMFNGWGIRTLSSLSPAYNPMGYHIGSVWPHDNALIAMGLRSLGLIDQALELFQGLFDMTSQQPYERPPELFCGYERNGDNAPVQYPVACTPQAWATGSIFQLLQMMVNLVPDAQNNCLRIIDPALPESINRLSFHNLRVGPTILDLEFERSGTTTACRVAKKRGNLRVVIEA
- a CDS encoding prolyl oligopeptidase family serine peptidase; this encodes MPSSTKPITYPSSHKSNQIDNYHGTLVTDSYRWLEDPDSEETRAWIEAQNQITFGYLSEIPAREKIKQRLTKLWDYEKYGIPFKEGKSLQDGSTERYFYFKNNGLQNQSVLYTLKTLDNQPKVLLDPNQLSEDGTIALSGLSISENGKLLAYGLSTSGSDWEEWKVRDVETGEDLQDHLKWIKFSGASWTHNNQGFFYSRYDEPNEKTQLEDVNYYQKLYYHQLGKPQSEDVLIYHRPDQKEWGFSGGVTEDGHYLIISIWLGTDSKNLVFFKDLTNPNAEVVELINQFEADYSFIENDDSFFYFRTDLNAPRGRVIAIDTQNPASEKWREIIPQSAETLESVGILNNQFVADYLKDAHSEIKIFDLKGGFIREVELPGLGSAGGFGGKRHDTETFYSYTSFTTPGTIYRYDMITGKSTVFRQPEVDFNPNDYETKQIFYQSKDGTRVPMFITHKKGIKLDGNNPTYLYAYGGFNVSMTPSFSVSLLVWMEMGGVYAMPNIRGGGEYGEEWHQAGMKEKKQNVFDDFIGAAEWLIANKYTKTEKLAIAGGSNGGLLVGACITQRPDLFGAAIPSVGVMDMLRFHKFTIGWAWTSEFGSADNSEEFPALYAYSPLHNIKPDTAYPATLITTADHDDRVVPAHSFKFAAALQEAHAGDAPVLIRIETKAGHGAGKPTAKIIEEAADKWAFLVRTLDVEV